The genomic region CTGGTCGCGCCGCCCGAGTACGTGCGCGAGCTCGAGAAGCTGCAGCAGAACCTGTTCATCTGCCCGTCCACCGTGGCGCAGCAGGCGGCGCTCGCGGCGTTCGAGCCGGCCACCATCGACCTCCTCGAGGGGCGGCGGCGCGAGTTCCAGGCCCGGCGCGACTTCCTCCTGCCCGCCCTGCGCGAGCTCGGCTTCGGGCTGCCGGTGGTGCCGGAGGGCGCGTTCTACCTGTACGCCGACTGCGCCCGCTTCTCGTCCGACAGCTTCGCCTTCGCGCTCGAGATCCTGGAGCGGGCCGGAGTGGCGCTCACGCCCGGCCGCGACTTCGGCCAGCACCTGCCGGAGCGCCACCTGCGGATCGCGTACACCACCTCGAGGCCCAACCTCGAGCTGGCCGTGGAGCGGCTGCGGTCGTTCCTGGCCAGCCGATAGGTGGCGGCGATAGGCGGAGCGTCCGTCATAACGGACAGCGGTGTGTCGTGTTTCGAGCGGAATGCACGTTCCTCCGCTTGACAGGACACCCGTCCGCTATGCAAGATTCTCCCTCGACACCCACCTGAGAGAAGAGGAAAGCACCCCCGATGACGTCCGCACTCCGCCGCACCCTGTTCGCCGCCGTGGCGCTCGCCGCCTTCGGCCTCGCCCCCTCCGCCCGCGCCGCCGAGACCATCAAGCTCGGCGTCGAGAACGGCCCGCACGCCGAGATCGCCGAGCTGGTGAAGAAGCTCGTCGCCAAGCAGGGCATCGAGCTGAAGGTCTTCGAGCTCTCCGACTACGCCCAGCAGAACCCGGCGCTCGTGGCCGGCGACCTCGACGTGAACTCCTTCCAGCACCAGCCCTACCTCGACCAGCAGGTGAAGGACCGCGGCTTCCAGATCGTGAGCGTGGGCCGCACCATCGTGTTCCCGATCGGCGTCTACTCGAAGAAGGTGAAGTCGCTCGACCAGCTGCCCAAGGGCGGCAAGGTGGCCGTCCCGAACGACCCCACCAACGGCGGCCGCGGCCTCCTGCTCCTCCAGGCCAAGGGGCTCATCAAGCTCAGGCCCGGCAGCGGCCTCAGCCCGACCCCGGCCGACATCGTCGAGAACCCGAAGAAGCTCAAGATCGTCGAGGCCGACGCCGCGCAGCTCCCGCACCTGCTCCCCGACGTGGACGCCGCCGTCATCAACACCAACTACGCCATCCAGGGGAAGCTCGACCCGGCCAAGGACGCCATCGCCCGCGAGGCGGCCGACTCCCCGTACGTGAACGTGCTCGTGGTCCGCAAGGCCGACCAGGCGAAGCCCTGGGTGCAGAAGATCGTCGCCGCCTACCACTCGCCCGAGGTGAAGAGCTGGATCCTCCAGAAGTACCCGGGCGTCGTGGTGCCCGGCTTCTAGCTCGACCGACCCTCCCGTTCCGTCCCCGCCCGCCCCGGCCTCAGCGCCGGTGGCGGGCGGTCTCGTTTCTGCCGATCCGACCGCGGTTCCCCTGGCCGCCCCTCCCCAGCCCTCCCCGCCCGGCGGGGAGGGAGTTCGGCGCTGGCCCCGCGAGCCCAGCGAAGCGGGGCGCGGCGGGAGGGACGGGGAGGGGGTGAACGGGGCCTCGCTGGCGCCAGGATCCACTCAGCGCCGCTCCCCCAGGCCGACGGGAGCCCTCCCGAGGAGCGCAGCGCAGGCGGGCCGCCCGCCGGCGTCGGACCGCGTGACACGATGGAAGCGCCGCTCCCCCGTGCAGCTCCGCAGCCGGAGCCGCACGCCTCAGCCCGATCGGAACCGCAGCGGGGTCGAGCGCTCTGCGCCCACGGCGCCGCTCGCCGAACCGCGACCGGCGGAGCCGCCGGAGCGAGCACCGCAGCGGTGGGCTCCCGGCGGCCCCGCGGCGCGGGCGGCGAACGTGGGGGCGGAGCGCTGCACCGCTGGCCGCCCCTCCCCGGCCCTCCCCGCCCGAGCGGGGAGGGAGTACCTCGGGGCCTGCGGAGAGGGAGTGCCGCGCGGCGCTGCGGCCGACTCGCCGCTCTCCTCGATGCCAGAGCGGCCCAGCACCTTACCCCCGCTCCTGCCGCACCCTCCGCTTGTCGAGCCGCCGCGCGAGGCGATCGCCCGCGCTCTGCAGCCCCTGCACGAGCACGATGAGGACGATCACCACCGCGATCATCACCTCCGGCTGGAAGCGCTGGTAGCCGTAGCGGATGCCGAGGTCCCCGAGCCCGCCGCCGCCCACCGCGCCGGCCATCGCCGAGTAGCCGACCAGCGTCACCACCGTGATGGTGAAGGCCGCCACCAGGCCCGGCAGCGCCTCGGGGATGAGCACCTTCAGGATCACCTGCCGCGGCGACGCGCCCATGGCCTGGGCCGCCTCCACGAGCCCGTGGTCCACCTCCCGCAGCGCCGCCTCGGCGAGCCGCGCCACGTAGGGGATGGCGCCCACCGTGAGCGGCACGATGGCCGCCGCCGTGCCGAGCGAGGTCCCGACCACGAGCCGCGTGAAGGGGATGATCGCCACGAGGAGGATGATGAAGGGGACCGAGCGGCCCGCGTTCACCACCGCCCCGAGGAGCCGGTTGAAGGGGCCGTGCTCGAGGAGCTGGCCGCGCCCCGTCACGTGCAGGAGCACGCCGAGCGGCAGCCCCAGGAGCGCCGAGAGGGCCGAGGAGACGCCGACCATGAGGAGCGTCTCGACGAGCGCGTCCCAGAGCAGCTCAAGCATCGCCTGCGACATGGCCGAGGATCTCCGCTCCGAGGTGGTTGCTGCGGATGTAGTCGAGCGCCGCCGCGATGGCCTCGTCGGAGCCGATGGCCTCGACGAGCAGGTTCCCGTACGGCGCCTCCTGGATGTACTCGATGCTGCCCTGGAGGATGTTGAGGAGCACGTCGTAGCGGCGCACCACCTCCGAGATGATCGGGTCGTGCGCCCGGGCGCCGGTGAAGATCACCCGGATCACCGGGTTGCCGCGCCCCGGCGCGCCCGCCGCGAGCCGCTCGCGCAGCCGGGGCGGCAGCGCCCGGTCCACCACGTCCTCGAGGAACTTGCGGGTCACCTCGGCCTGCGGGGCGGTGAAGACGTCGAAGACCTTCCCCTCCTCCACCACCTGGCCGTGGTCGAGCACCGCCACCCGGTCGCAGATCTCCTTGATGACCGCCATCTCGTGGGTGATGAGCGCGATGGTGAGCCCGAGCTTGCGGTTGATGTCCTTGAGGAGCCCCAGGATGGAGCGGGTGGTCTCCGGGTCGAGCGCCGAGGTGGCCTCGTCGCAGAGCAGCACCTCCGGCCGCGAGGCGAGCGCGCGAGCGATGCCCACCCGCTGCTTCTCGCCGCCGGAGAGCTCCGAGGGATGGCGGTCCGCCTTCCCCGCCAGCCCCACCAGCTCGAGGAGCGGCAGCGCCGCCGCCCGGATGGCGTCCTTCTTCTCGCCGGCGAGCTCGAGCGGCAGGGCCACGTTCTCGAGCGCGGTGCGCGAGGAGAGCAGGTTGAAGTGCTGGAAGATCATCCCGATGCGGCGCCGCGCCGCCCGGAGCTCCCTGCCGGAGAGCGCCGAGAGCTCCTGCCCGGCCACGAACACCTTGCCCGAGCTCGCCCGCTCGAGCTGGTTCACGCAGCGGATGAGCGTGCTCTTGCCGGCGCCGCTCCGGCCGATGATGCCGAAGATCTCGCCGCGCCGGACCGTGAGCGAGATGCCCCGGAGCACGGGCACCGGGCCGCCCGCGCCCGGGAAGGACTTCTCGAGCCGCTCCAGCCGGATCATCTCCGGCGCGTCGGCCGCGGTCACCGCCGCACCCGCGCGAGGAACTGGCGGGTGCGCTCCTCGCGCGTCCGCTCGAAGACCTCGGCCGGCGTCCCCTCCTCGACGATCACGCCGCCGTCGATGAATGCGACCTTGCTCGCCACCTCGCAGGCGAAGGCCATCTCGTGCGTCACCACCACCATGGTCATGCCTTCCTTCGCCAGCGCCTTCATCACCCCCAGCACCTCGCCCACCAGCTCCGGGTCGAGCGCCGAGGTCGGCTCGTCGAAGAGGATCACCTCCGGGTCCATCGCCAGCGCGCGGGCGATGCCGACGCGCTGCTGCTGCCCGCCGGAGAGCTGCGAGGGGTAGTGGTGCAGCCGGTCCGAGAGCCCCACCTTGGCGAGCACCGCCTCGGCGCGCCCGCGGGCCTCCGCCGCGGGGAGCCGGCGCACCTGGGTGAGCCCCTCCATCACGTTCCCGAGCGCGGTCTTGTTCCGGAACAGGTTGTACTGCTGGAACACCATGGCGGTGGAGCGCCGGATCCGCAGCACCTCCGCCCGGGTGGCGCGGCGCGCGTCCACCGTGAGGTCGCCCACGGTGATGGTGCCGGCGTCCGGCCGCTCGAGGAAGTTGACGCAGCGGAGCAGGGTGGACTTGCCCGAGCCGCTCGGGCCGACGATCACCACCACCTCACCCTTGGGGACGGCGAGGCTCACCCCCTTCAGCACCGGGGTGCGGTGGAAGCGCTTCTCGATCCCCTGGACCGCGATCATGCCGGCTGCATCCCCTCGAACCGGCGCACGCGCCGCTCGAGCACCGCCACCACCCGCTCGATGCCGATGCAGATCACCCAGTAGATGAGCGCCACCACGATGTAGACCTCGAAGAACTGCAGCCCGCGCGCGCCCAGGATCTTGGCCTCGCCCATGAGCTCCACCACCGAGACCAGGAAGGCGAGCGAGGTGTCCTTCACCAGGCTGATGGCGGTGTTGCCGATGCTGGGCAGCGCCACCGCCAGCGCCTGCGGCAGCACGATGCGGCGCATCCCCTGCCACGGCGTCATGCCGATGGAGAGCGCCGCCTCGAGCTGCCCCTTGTCGATGGCCTGGATGGCGGCGCGGATCGACTCGGAGGAGTAGGCCCCCACGTTGAGCGTGAAGGCGAAGTAGATGAAGGTGATGGCCGGGATCCCGGCCACGTCGACGTTCCAGCCGTACCGCTCGCCGAGCCAGGCGAGCAGCTTCGGCAGGCCGTAGTAGGCGAGGTAGATCTGCACCAGGAGCGGCGTGCCGCGGATGAACGACACGTACACCGCCGCCAGCTGGGAGAGCACCGGCGTCCGGTAGATCCGGATCAGCGCCGTCGCCAGCCCCACCAGGAGGGCCAGGGCCAGCGACACCGCCGTGATCTGCAGGGTGAGGGGCACGACCCGGAGCAGGTCGGGCACCACCTCCCACATGAAGCCGAAGTCGAGGAGCGGCTGCACGCGCTACTTCGTGTAGTCGGCGCCGAACCAGGACTTGGAGAGCTTCTCGAGCGTGCCGTCCTGGCGCAGCGAGGCGAGCGCCTGGTCCACCTTCTTCGCGACCGCCTCGCCGGCGGCGTCCTTGCGGACCACGAAGTGCGACGGCACGAGCTCGATCGGCTCGCCGACCAGCTTCACGTCGATCTTCAGCTGCTTGGCGTTGTAGCCGGCGGTGAGCCGGTCGTTCACGGTGGCGTCGAGCCGGCCGGCGGCGATGTCCTGCAGCACCACCGGGAGGTTGCCCTCGTAGTACTTGAGCTCGATCTTGGGGGAGTGGGTCTTGTTGTACTCCTCGAGCAGCTTCGTGTAGTTGCTGCCGACGCCGGTGCCGACCCGCTTGCCGCGGAGGTCGTCGAGGCCGTGGATGTCCTTGCGGTCGCCGCGCACGATGATCTGCGCGCCCGAGACCAGGTACGGGGCGGTGAAGGCGTACTTCTTCTCGCGCTCCGGGGTCTTCGCGATCTGGTTGGCGATGAGGTCGAACTTCCGCGACTCGAGCGCCAGGAACATGCTGTCCCAGGGCGTCGGCACGAACTTCACGTCGTAGCCGGCGCGCTTGCCGACCTCCTTCATCACCTCGACGTCGTAGCCGGTGAGGTTCTTCGCCTGGTCGAAGAAGGTGAAGGGGGCGTAGGTGCCCTCGGTGCCCACGGTGAGCGGCGGGGCGGCGCGGGCGGCGCCCGCGGCGAGGAGGACGGCGGCGAGCAGCGCGGTCTTCAGGGTTCGCATGGTGGCCCTCTCTAATAACAGATAGTCATCCGGTCAAGCGGATTCCGGCTCGGCTGCAGCCGGTCGATATGCTCGGGCGCGGCCCGGCGCGCCGGTACCTGGCTGGCGAAGGCCCCTCAGGCCCCGCGGGCGCGCGGCCCGAGGTCGGCCCGCGCCAGGAGGAGCACCGCCCCGACGATGAGGGCGCCCCCGGCGAGGCGCGAGGCGGTGAGCGGCTCGCCGAGCAGGGTCGCGGCCAGGACGAGGGTGCAGGCCGGCTCCACGGTGGAGTAGACCGACGCGCGCACCGGGCCGATCCGCTCGAGCCCGGCCAGGAAGAGGCCGATGGCGAGCACGGTGCAGACGACCGCGATCCCGGCCACCGCCCACCAGCCCGCCGGCGTGCCCGGGAGCTTGAGCCCGCCGGCGCAGGCCACCACCCCGTAGACCACCGCCGCGGCGCTGGTGACCACCGCGGTCGAGGCGGCCGCCCCGGCCCGCTCCGGGAGCCGGCTGCCGGTCAGGATGTAGCCCGCGTAGATGAAGGCGGCGAGGAGCCCGAAGCCGACCGCCACCGGCGTGCCCTCGCCGGCCTTGCCGATGGTGAGGAGGCTCCCGGCGAGCGCGGCGACGAGGGCGGCGAGCTGCAGCCGCGAGAGCGGGTGGTGGAAGACGACGCGGGCGAGGAGCGCCACCAATGCCGGGTAGAGGTAGAGCAGGAGCGCCGCCAGCCCGGCCGAGCCGAGCCGCACCGCGGTGAAGTAGGAGAAGGCCTGCCCGGCGTACCCGAGCGCCCCCATGCCGGCGAGGGTGAGGAGGGTGCGCCCGCGCGGCACCGGCTGCCGGCGGAGGAAGACCACGAGCCACATGAAGGCGGCCGCCGAGGTGAAGCGGAGCAGCAGCAGCGTCTGGGTGTCGGCGCCGGCCGCGTAGGCCACCCGGGCGAAGATGGGGAGCGCGCCGAAGCAGAGGCCGGACGCCACCGCGCAGAGCGCCCCGCTCGCGAGCCGGGGCGGCGGGGCGTGGCCGCCGCGGGCGGCGCGCGCCGGGGCCGCGGCCGGACGGGACTCCTGGGCGAGGGCGCGCGCGTCGGGCATGGACCGCGCAGCATAGCAGCCCCGCGGCCCGGGCCGGGGTTCCGGCGGGGTCCGGACCGTGCGATGCTCCGCCGCCGTGCGCACCGAGTCCAAGGCCCGCCTCGAGATCGTCCTCGCCGCCCTCCTCTTCTCCACGGGCGGGGCCGCCATCAAGGCCACCACGCTCGGCGCCTGGCAGGTGGCGAGCCTGCGCTCGGCGGTGGCCGCGGCGGCGCTCGTCCTCTTCATCCCCGAGGCGCGGCGGGGCTTCGGCCGGCGCAGCGCGCTCGTGGCGGTCACCTACGCCG from Anaeromyxobacter paludicola harbors:
- a CDS encoding methionine ABC transporter permease, with translation MSQAMLELLWDALVETLLMVGVSSALSALLGLPLGVLLHVTGRGQLLEHGPFNRLLGAVVNAGRSVPFIILLVAIIPFTRLVVGTSLGTAAAIVPLTVGAIPYVARLAEAALREVDHGLVEAAQAMGASPRQVILKVLIPEALPGLVAAFTITVVTLVGYSAMAGAVGGGGLGDLGIRYGYQRFQPEVMIAVVIVLIVLVQGLQSAGDRLARRLDKRRVRQERG
- a CDS encoding methionine ABC transporter ATP-binding protein encodes the protein MTAADAPEMIRLERLEKSFPGAGGPVPVLRGISLTVRRGEIFGIIGRSGAGKSTLIRCVNQLERASSGKVFVAGQELSALSGRELRAARRRIGMIFQHFNLLSSRTALENVALPLELAGEKKDAIRAAALPLLELVGLAGKADRHPSELSGGEKQRVGIARALASRPEVLLCDEATSALDPETTRSILGLLKDINRKLGLTIALITHEMAVIKEICDRVAVLDHGQVVEEGKVFDVFTAPQAEVTRKFLEDVVDRALPPRLRERLAAGAPGRGNPVIRVIFTGARAHDPIISEVVRRYDVLLNILQGSIEYIQEAPYGNLLVEAIGSDEAIAAALDYIRSNHLGAEILGHVAGDA
- a CDS encoding MetQ/NlpA family ABC transporter substrate-binding protein translates to MTSALRRTLFAAVALAAFGLAPSARAAETIKLGVENGPHAEIAELVKKLVAKQGIELKVFELSDYAQQNPALVAGDLDVNSFQHQPYLDQQVKDRGFQIVSVGRTIVFPIGVYSKKVKSLDQLPKGGKVAVPNDPTNGGRGLLLLQAKGLIKLRPGSGLSPTPADIVENPKKLKIVEADAAQLPHLLPDVDAAVINTNYAIQGKLDPAKDAIAREAADSPYVNVLVVRKADQAKPWVQKIVAAYHSPEVKSWILQKYPGVVVPGF
- a CDS encoding DMT family transporter; amino-acid sequence: MPDARALAQESRPAAAPARAARGGHAPPPRLASGALCAVASGLCFGALPIFARVAYAAGADTQTLLLLRFTSAAAFMWLVVFLRRQPVPRGRTLLTLAGMGALGYAGQAFSYFTAVRLGSAGLAALLLYLYPALVALLARVVFHHPLSRLQLAALVAALAGSLLTIGKAGEGTPVAVGFGLLAAFIYAGYILTGSRLPERAGAAASTAVVTSAAAVVYGVVACAGGLKLPGTPAGWWAVAGIAVVCTVLAIGLFLAGLERIGPVRASVYSTVEPACTLVLAATLLGEPLTASRLAGGALIVGAVLLLARADLGPRARGA
- a CDS encoding amino acid ABC transporter ATP-binding protein; translated protein: MIAVQGIEKRFHRTPVLKGVSLAVPKGEVVVIVGPSGSGKSTLLRCVNFLERPDAGTITVGDLTVDARRATRAEVLRIRRSTAMVFQQYNLFRNKTALGNVMEGLTQVRRLPAAEARGRAEAVLAKVGLSDRLHHYPSQLSGGQQQRVGIARALAMDPEVILFDEPTSALDPELVGEVLGVMKALAKEGMTMVVVTHEMAFACEVASKVAFIDGGVIVEEGTPAEVFERTREERTRQFLARVRR
- a CDS encoding transporter substrate-binding domain-containing protein, producing the protein MRTLKTALLAAVLLAAGAARAAPPLTVGTEGTYAPFTFFDQAKNLTGYDVEVMKEVGKRAGYDVKFVPTPWDSMFLALESRKFDLIANQIAKTPEREKKYAFTAPYLVSGAQIIVRGDRKDIHGLDDLRGKRVGTGVGSNYTKLLEEYNKTHSPKIELKYYEGNLPVVLQDIAAGRLDATVNDRLTAGYNAKQLKIDVKLVGEPIELVPSHFVVRKDAAGEAVAKKVDQALASLRQDGTLEKLSKSWFGADYTK
- a CDS encoding amino acid ABC transporter permease, with product MQPLLDFGFMWEVVPDLLRVVPLTLQITAVSLALALLVGLATALIRIYRTPVLSQLAAVYVSFIRGTPLLVQIYLAYYGLPKLLAWLGERYGWNVDVAGIPAITFIYFAFTLNVGAYSSESIRAAIQAIDKGQLEAALSIGMTPWQGMRRIVLPQALAVALPSIGNTAISLVKDTSLAFLVSVVELMGEAKILGARGLQFFEVYIVVALIYWVICIGIERVVAVLERRVRRFEGMQPA